The Coregonus clupeaformis isolate EN_2021a chromosome 6, ASM2061545v1, whole genome shotgun sequence genome has a segment encoding these proteins:
- the LOC121568469 gene encoding extracellular calcium-sensing receptor-like has protein sequence MSLSPAAALDPSLAGSLGLLYLAVVASGLSLLWSASASGSGLESVRCRLQGTPRPPAFSQDGDFVIGGVFSIHYDMNTVEHSYTSLPEPRQCTQPQGLMDSRELRFSRAMVFAVEEINNSSDLLPGVTLGYQVHDSCSSVLMAVKVAFQLANGLDPMFDTGEQCSGSATVTAIVGESASTPTISMLRIIGPFGIPQVSHSSTCACLSDKKQFPTFFRTIPSDQFQAAALARLIRYFGWTWIGAVRSDSDYGNNGMAAFLQEAQEQGMCVEYSEAFYRTNPLSRVQRVADVIRSSTARVVVAFVVLERLRRVNFSRNGYQVSFDANGDPVATYELVNWQIGESGKMKFVTVGRYDASLPPDQRFHIEREIPWVKNSTQVLVSVCSESCPPGTRKAAQKGKPVCCYDCIPCAEGEISNNTDSSDCLICPEDHWPNTERDRCVLKPVEFLSFHEVLGIILTAFSVGGACLAISTATVFYRHRTSAIVRANNSELSFLLLFSLTLCFLCSLTFIGRPSEWSCMLRHTAFGITFILCISCVLGKTIVVLMAFRATIPDSNVMKWFGPPQQRLTVVSFTFVQALICTLWLVLSPPFPIKNLTTYKQRIILECDVGSAIGFWAVLGYIGLLALLCFVLAFLARKLPDNFNEAKFITFSMLIFCAVWITFIPAYVSSPGKFTVAVEIFAIIASSFGLFFLLFVPKCFIILFRPEKNTKKNLMGKNTL, from the exons ATGAGTCTCTCTCCGGCTGCTGCTCTGGATCCAAGTCTGGCTGGTAGTCTGGGTCTTCTATATCTGGCTGTGGTGGCTAGTGGGCTTTCCTTGCTCtggtctgcctctgcctctggctCTGGGCTGGAGTCTGTCAGATGCAGGCTCCAGGGCACCCCTCGTCCTCCGGCGTTCTCCCAGGACGGGGACTTTGTCATCGGGGGTGTTTTCTCCATCCACTACGACATGAACACTGTGGAACACAGCTACACCAGCCTGCCTGAACCCCGGCAGTGCACACAGCCACAGGGACT TATGGATTCCCGTGAGTTGCGCTTCTCGCGCGCCATGGTCTTCGCAGTTGAGGAAATAAACAACAGTTCGGACCTGCTACCGGGTGTCACGCTTGGTTATCAAGTGCACGACTCATGCTCCTCAGTCCTGATGGCCGTGAAAGTGGCCTTCCAGCTGGCTAACGGCCTGGACCCCATGTTTGATACCGGAGAACAGTGCTCGGGGTCGGCTACGGTGACAGCTATTGTGGGCGAGTCTGCCTCCACACCTACCATCAGCATGTTGCGCATCATCGGCCCTTTTGGCATTCCTCAG GTGAGCCACTCATCCACCTGTGCGTGTCTGAGTGATAAGAAACAGTTTCCAACCTTCTTCAGAACCATCCCCAGTGACCAGTTCCAGGCTGCCGCTCTGGCCCGCCTCATCAGATACTTCGGCTGGACCTGGATTGGGGCGGTCCGTTCCGACTCCGACTACGGTAATAACGGGATGGCGGCGTTCCTACAGGAGGCACAAGAGCAGGGCATGTGTGTGGAGTACTCTGAAGCCTTCTACCGTACCAACCCACTCAGCAGAGTGCAACGGGTGGCCGACGTGATCCGCAG CTCCACAGCCCGGGTGGTGGTTGCATTCGta GTCCTGGAGAGATTGAGGAGGGTAAACTTCTCCCGTAACGGGTACCAGGTGTCTTTCGATGCCAACGGGGACCCAGTGGCCACCTATGAGCTGGTCAACTGGCAGATAGGGGAGAGTGGGAAGATGAAATTTGTGACAGTGGGGCGCTATGATGCATCCCTGCCCCCTGACCAGAGGTTTCACATCGAGAGGGAAATCCCCTGGGTAAAGAACAGTACACAGGTGCTTGTGTCAGTGTGCAGTGAGAGCTGTCCCCCAGGCACTCGTAAGGCTGCACAGAAAGGAAAGCCTGTCTGCTGTTATGACTGTATCCCATGTGCAGAGGGAGAGATCAGCAATAACACAG ATTCTTCAGACTGTCTGATCTGTCCTGAGGACCACTGGCCCAACACTGAGAGAGACCGCTGCGTCCTCAAGCCTGTGGAGTTCCTGTCCTTCCACGAGGTTCTCGGAATAATCCTGACTGCCTTCTCTGTGGGCGGGGCTTGTCTGGCCATCTCCACGGCAACCGTCTTCTACCGCCACCGAACTTCGGCCATCGTCAGGGCCAACAACTCTGAGCTGAGCTTCCTGCTGCTCTTCTCCTTGACTCTGTGTTTTCTGTGTTCTCTTACTTTCATTGGCCGGCCCTCTGAGTGGTCCTGTATGCTGCGCCACACAGCGTTTGGGATCACCTTCATCCTCTGCATCTCTTGTGTTCTGGGGAAAACAATAGTGGTGTTGATGGCCTTCAGGGCTACAATTCCAGACAGTAATGTCATGAAATGGTTTGGgcctccacagcagagattgacTGTAGTGTCCTTCACGTTTGTCCAGGCTTTGATATGCACTCTGTGGTTGGTCCTGTCCCCTCCCTTCCCCATTAAAAACCTCACTACCTACAAGCAAAGGATCATTCTAGAGTGTGATGTGGGTTCAGCCATTGGTTTCTGGGCTGTGTTGGGGTATATAGGACTCCTGGCTCTCTTGTGCTTTGTGCTGGCTTTTCTGGCTCGAAAGCTGCCTGATAACTTCAATGAGGCCAAATTCATCACCTTCAGCATGCTCATATTCTGTGCAGTCTGGATCACCTTTATCCCAGCTTATGTCAGCTCTCCTGGGAAGTTCACTGTAGCTGTGGAGATATTTGCTATCATCGCCTCTAGCTTTGGGTTATTCTTTTTATTATTTGTTCCAAAATGCTTTATTATTCTGTTCAGGCCGGAGAAGAACACCAAGAAAAACCTTATGGGGAAGAACACATTGTAA